The genome window CGGTGCAGCACGCTCCAGTGGTCGCGCATCCAGGCATCATACGGGCTCGAGAAGAATGTCGCGTCTGGATTGCACGCGGCGGTCTCGCGTTAGTCGCCGTCTTGATGGCCTGTTCAGATCGCCCGGCCGTCATCGAGCCACGCCCGCGCGTGAATCCGGCCTTCGTGACTGGGGCCGCCGCTGCGGCTCTACAGGCCGATGGACGCTTCGCCCTTTCGCCAGCGGTGGTCTCGCCGCCCGGCCAGCTCAATGCGGACCAGGCCAAAGCCGTCGCAGTCCGGTATGTGCGCGAGGTGGCACCCTTCCTCCTGAACTCCTGGATAGCCGCACATGGTAGTCCCATCGCGCCGGCAACCCTTTCCGCGTGCGATCGCGCGCTCTATGCGGCCAGCCCCTACGCGCCCTTGCCGACAACGGTCTCGGAGCTCTCGGTACGTAAGTTCGGACCGCACTGGATCGTACCGCTCTGCCCACCCGCCGGGCCGCCGCAGGTGGTGGTGAGCTTCTCGGCGCTCGCCACAGAGGTAGCGGCCGATCTGAATGCCAGCACGAGCGTCTTGCGCATCGCGCGGGCGGACTTGTTGACATTTGGTCTACCCAGAGGGACGGTGGGCGGCATGTACAGTCCGGAGAGCGTGGCCTCGTACGCATTCACGAAGACAGGTCAGCGCGTGAGTAGCGTGCCAGAACTCGTAATGACGCCTATGCCGCAGGTGCCTGCCCTTGCACGCTGGTCGTTGTCCATCGAGGGATCGGTCACGCTCAAGGGCTCCGAGAGTGGCGCATCTCGCCAACGATCATCGCTGATGATCGGCTTCACGGATCGCTTCACGGAATCCGGCCTGCTCGACCGGAATCCGAGCGCCGCCGCCAAGCTCCTGTCGTGGACCGATCCGGTTACCAAGGTGACTTTCACACCCGTGCTGCTGTCGTCCGCGCCAGTCGACGTCGAACTGGTGACGCGGGAGAAGCCATGACCTTCGGGCGCATTCCGCTCTGACAATGTGTGTGAGACACCGACCTCCCCGCAGTTTGGTGTTCGAGGGTGATCGAGGATGTCGTTGTGTCGTCTGCTCTTGCCTCTTCCGTTGTGACTGCGCTGTATGCGGGGGTGTCAGCCACCCAGAAACCAGGAGCGGTTCACCGCGCCATCCTGCCTAACAGTTGCTGATTCGGTACGCTGGCACGTCGTCTTCCTACCTGCTGCAATCGGTGAGAGCGCCGTCGTTCTCCCATCACGCTGGATTCGAGGCAATGCGCTATTCGTCTCGCTGTGTCGCGGTGCTGTTGATCCACGCCGTCTCCGTCGCGGGGTGGTCGCAATCGCCCGCGCGGTGGACCGTCGCACCCAACCCCACGGTGACCATCGGCGGGGCTGCGGCAGACACCACCGACCTCTTGACCGCCGCAGTCGGCGCAACACGGTTGCCGGACGGAAGAATTCTCGTTGGGGACAATGCCGACTTTTCCCTGAGACTCTTCACCGCCAGCGGCAGGTTCTTGCGCGCGTATGGAAGGAAGGGGAACGGCCCGGGCGAGATCGGTCAACTCGGCGCGCTTCTGCGCTGTGGTGACTCACTGGTAACGTTTGATCTGGACGGTGACCGCGCCTCCGTTTTCTCACCCGATGGACGATACGTTCGCAGCTTCCGGTTTGATGCGCCCGGCGCTAGCCGCTCTCCGTACCAATCCCGCTGCAATAGTAACGGCTTCTTCGCGCACTTCGGGTGGGAACCCGAGAGTGACACTAAAACCGGAGTGTACCGCCCGCTGGTTCCATTCTGGCTTTCGGGAACGAACCCTGCAGTCCGACGCGTCTTCGGGCGCTTCGCCGGCTCAGAACGTTATGGAAGCGTGGCGACAAACGGAGTCTTCGGGTCGCGTCCCCTGCCGCTCGGAAAACAGCCGGTGGTCGCGGTCGGGACGAACCGGGTGTACTTGGGCACTGGGGATCGCTACGAGATCCTGGTGTTCGATTTCTCGGGAAAGCAGTTGGCGCCGATTCGAAAGGGCGGCGTCGATCTTGAGACGACGAGTGACGACATCCGCTACGCCAAAGAGCGGGAGATCGCCAATTCTGGGCCACGTGCGCGCGCGAGTGTTGAGCGGGATTACAGCGCGATGCCGTTGCCAAAGACGGTCCCAGCATACGCAGGGCTTGTCGTCGACGCGGACGGACACCTGTGGGTGCAGGATTACCCGCGTGGCAGGGCCACGACCGTATCGTGGTCGGTTTTCGCACCTGACGGGCGATTGGTCGCGGAGATTCCTCTTCCCGTCCACCTCGAAGTGTACGAGATCGGCAGGGATTATGTGCTCGGGCGTTTCTTGGATCCGGATGAGTCGGTACCGCAGATCAGGCTGTACCGGTTGAATCGATCTATGCGTCGCTAATCACTTCCCGCGCTTGGCCAGTCGGTGCTCGCAATCCGCCAGGCTTCGTCGAGGCGCGCCTGAGTTGGTTCAGCGAGAATAGTCGCCGGACGCCACGGTGAGCGGCTGCAAGCGCGCCAGCTCGACGCGCCCCGGACCACGGGCGGCTCCTTGGTCGCGCGCGAGTGACGGACCTCGTTGACCTCGCACAGCCAGTCGGTGAGCTGCCGCGGCAGGTCCTCCGTCAGATCGACGCAGCGGCGCGCGCGGAAGAAGGCCCGCTTCACGAAACCCACCAGATTCTCCACCGCCCCCTTCTGATCGGGACGGCGCGGGGTGCAGAGCTCGATGCTGACGCTTCCCTGAAGCCGTAGTCGAGTACGACCTGCGCGAGCGTGGGATTCCACACGATGCGCGCGCCGTCGCGTCGGACGACGACGGTCTTGGGATTGTCGAAGACAACGCGCAGCGGCACGCCGCCGCTCGCGGCAAAGCTCGCGAGGAGGCTGCGCACGAGGGGCTCGACGCGCTCCGTCGCCACGACGACCACGTGCATCCAGCGCGAGTACTTCAAGCGATAGGCCGCGAAGTGGATCCGGCGGCGCGCGTCGCTCGTCACTCGTCAGGCGGACGTCGACCTGGCCGAAGTCGAACTGGGCGTGCCTCGCCGGCGACCCCCTCGAAGCGCACCATCACCTCGGCCGGGATCTCGGTGCGTGCCCCGGCAATCACCCAGTTGGTCGTCGAAAGGCCGAGCGGCGTGCCGGCCTCCCGTAGACGGCGCCAGATCTCACCCGGGGCGAGCCCCGGCTCCGTGGTGAGCCAGTCGCGCACGGTCGTGCGCAGCGCCGCATCGACACGGGGGCGCCCCAGCCGCCGCGCGGCACGCGCCGCGGCGTCATCCGCCGCCGTGACGGCGGGCTCCTTGGCGATGCGCTCCACGGTCAGCCGCGAGATCGCGTACTGCTGCGCCACGGCGCCTGGCGTGACGCCGCTGGCGAGCAGCGCCTGGACGGCATGTCGGTCGAGCATCCTGAGCATCCTCCTCGGCGCCTCCCCGGGTGGGGGCCCGGCCGGTGCCGGGCACGACGCCATCGTGGGTCAGCGGCCCGCGGATGCGACAGACTTCAGAGAAGAAGTGCGACGGATTCTAGAGAACCCACAGCGCCCGGAGCGCGGCGCGCTCAGTCGCCTCGAACACGCTCCGGCGACTGCCAGAGAGCTTCTGGAAGGGGCGGTCGTTCACGCGCTCGCAGCCCAGGGCGAGCGCCTGGTTGAGGGCGGCCAGCGAGTGGAAGACCTGGTGGCGGAGCGGCGCCAGGATCTCGCGCTCGACGATCTGCACCGTCGTCTCGACCTTGGCCTTGTCGCGCGGATGCCGGACCCGCGTCGGCAGCACGGCGGTACCGTAATGCGTCGCCAGATCCTGATAGGTCGGGTGGACCGTCGGCTCGTAATAGCACGGCTGCCCCACGGCACTCTTCAGGTTGTCCGGGACCAGCAGCGCCGGCACGCCGCCCAGGGACTCCAGCATCCGCACATGGGCGCCGATCCAGTCGGGCAGCGCCTGCGTCCAGGTGGCCTCGACGTAGAGCAAGTGGCTCGCGCCTAACGCGCCGACGAAGATGTGCGGCGCGCCTCCTCGCCCGTGTCGAGATCGACGACCGGCATGGTCATGCCGGCGTAGTCGACAAAGACGCGCTCCCCGGCGACGTGCACCTGCCGGAGCACCGGCTCAAGCGTGTCGCACCACGCGTCGTAGTGCCGGCAGAACTGGGTATACGGATACCCGTCGGGCGCTGTCGCCTTGTTCTCGGCCCAGAGCAGTTGGCGCGTGACGCCCTTCTGCTTGAGCTGCTGGTGCACCGTCGGCCAGTCGGGCATCGGCCGGCTGGCGGTCGGCGGCGCCGCCGCTCGCCGGAAGAGCTGGGCCTCGAGCGCCGCCTCGTCGAGAGCCGGTGGCAGGGGCCACGGGAGCCCCGACGGCTGGAAGCGGGCGAGGTACTCGTGCACGGTGCTCTGCGAGAGCGCGAGGCTCTGGGCGATCTCGCGCTGGCTCAAGCGCTGGTCGAACCGGAGGCGCAGGGCCTCCCCTACCATTCGCATCGGGATCCTCTCGGCAGGCACCGCCTCGCTCCGGATTGAAGTCCGGCAGAAGCTGGCCCCGCGGTGGGATCCCGCACCCCTCAGGTCACCAGGCGGTTACCCGGTGATCGCCTTCGGCCGAAATGGGTGATCGGCTTCGAGCGAAACGGCTGATCCGCTTCCTCCGAAATGGGTGATGGGCTTGGAGCGAAATGGGTGATCGCCCTCGACCGAAACGAGGGATCGGCATCGACCGAAATACGCACGCGCACCTCAGGACTGAACCGCTGTTGCCGCTTCGATGTGCTCATCGCTCCAATCTCCCACAGAGTGGAGCCTCCAGTAATCCCGGGGCGGTTCACATAACCCTCGCCTAGTGGAGCCGCCGCAGCGTCCGCTCAAGTCGTGCTCCGCGCCATAGACGCCTCGGTGTGCAGCAGTCACCGCTATGGGAAACCAACACCCCCACCACCCGACCCAATAGATCGCTCGAGGCGAAGAACCCAAACTCGCGTGAGTCTTGACTGTGCTGCCTATTGTCACCCAAGAGAAAGTACTTGTCTGTCGGCACGACAATCGGGCCCCAATCCTCATTGGTGGGAAAGAAACCGCGCATGCTGGGCCGCTTCACGTAGTCAATCTGCCACTGCATGGCTATCGAGGCGCCGTTGAGCCGCAATGAGTCGGTTCGTGCATATGGCTCATCAATGGTATGATCATTGACGTACAGCTGCCCGGCACGCATTTCAACAGTCTCCCCGGGCAAGCCCAGGATGCGCTTGACCACCCGAAGATCGCCGACGCTCATCCGTTCCGGAAGGCGCGCCAATACCAAGTCGTTGCGCGCCCACGAATCGCCCCGAGCGTACGTAAGACCGGTCGCACGTCCCAGCCACGTGGGGCGCACCGCGAGCAATACATCGCCGGCCTGTACGGTGTCGAGCATGGACGTGCCGCGGGCGATGGCGGTGATGACCAAATACTTTCGCAAGACCAGTCCCAGCATCAGCACGGCCACCCACAGGCTGACAGTACCTAAGACGCGGCGACATCCGACACCCGGCATCAGTGACAGCTCAGGTCCGGGGGCCGACGGTACCGCAGCGCCACCACGTCGCGCTTGCCAAGCCGATCTTCCACCCACCCTAGAATTTCCGAAGACGTGATCGTCCGTGGGACGATGTCTCCCACGAGGCGTATCGCTCCAACAATCGTTCCGCGCTGTGTCAATACATGCCAATCATCCCAGGCCGCCTTCCCCACAAAGTCGAATCGCACCCACAAGCATCCCTCCTCGTCCATCACGAGACCATCGACTGTTGGAAAGAACTCCGGCCACGTCATCGCCTCGAAGGTGTGGCGAAGCTCCCGGCGATACTGAGGCTTCGTTCGATCCAGTTGCTCTGCAACGACGCGAGCAATGCTGGAGTCGGCTAAGGGACGCGCGTTCGCATCGGTCAACGCGATGAGACTGACGAGAGTGCCGGATGGGGTGAATTGCCCGATACGAAAGCTGTCGCCTGTCGTGAGGAAGAGCGTCGAATCGCCCATGGCGAATTGCGGGCTGCGGGCGAAGTCGCCGAGTCGCCCCACCTGCTCGGGCCAGCGATACGAATCTGCCCCAAGGACGCGAACGACGCTGCGAGCGAGCGAATCACTGGGGGTTATCAGTACGATGGGCACCACAGGGCGAAACGGCCCGAAGCGATTCGTCCGCGGTGTCTGGGGCGGCCCTTCGCCAACGAACACGCCGCGCTGGTTGCACGAGAGACGAGAGCCGAGCGTGCCACCCCCCTGGACGCGCATGTACCTGGTGCCCGTCACGTGTCCGTCGGTATCGAGCGAGGTTCTCACCCCCATGATCGGGTCGTAGACCTCCAGTCCGCGCGCGCCGCAGCGGCCCAACCACGTCGGAAACTGATACTCTCCGGGGCCGCCGCCTTTCCGCCCCCACCGCGTCGGATTGCCGGACGCTGATGCTCCCCGTGAGAAGACCAGCACCTGTGCGCCTGGTGCATCTGCGACTACCACGCGGCCATCAGGTAGGAGGGTGACGTCCTCGGGGTTGCCGAGTTCTGGCGACGAGTCGTGTGCAGCAAGTACGAGAGCTGTCTGGGCGGTTGCCCAGCGTGGCGCCTCGAGTAAGGCCGCAACGGTAATACGGTGAATCGTCGTCATCGAGGAGGGGGACCATGCAGCAAGTTCTGCGTCTGTCGTCGACGTTCCGCGATCTCCGCGACCGCAACAGACGAACGCTCCAAAAGCGCAGAAGAGCGCCGTACTGCGTAGCATGTGAGTCCACGCCTGCCATTCTCGGCATAGCCGCCTTGAGTCCAAGCGGCGCCGCCCGATCAACGGCGGTACTCGATGCGGCGATTGCCCTATCGTCATATGCGCGCTGATGTTCTTCGTTCTCAACTATGCGCTGGAGAGGGGCACCGTACGCGACTGTGCCCCTCTCTATTCTCAGCTGTGATGCATCATCGGCGCGAGGTCAGTTGCACCAGGGGGTTCCGACCGTGCACTTGTTGCTTTGAGAAGCCGGCGCGCTACAGTCTGCGCAGCAGATGTTTTGGTGTGTAACGCAGTCTTCGCATCGGACTGTGGACGCCAGTCGTCCGACGCTACTAAGGTTGCTGCCAATCGGTGCGAAGGTCACAAGTGCCAGTCCGGTCGTCACGGCGATGAGCTTACTGAGCATGTCGCTCCTCCTGAAAGCGAGTGGTTGCCCGAAGCTTGAAGGGTGAGTTCGTGTCGTCAATTCGCAGAACCGCAAATGTTGTTCGTTCCGCGCAATACCGAGTTCTACTGCACGTTCCGCAGCTGCATAACGACGCGGAGGAGAGCAGCGGAAAGTCCACCATTTTGGAGCGCAGATCCCGGCGATTGACCCAGATGGCGGCGAAAGTGGCTCGACCACGAGCTGGTGGATTGATGACCACTTGTGGCCGCGACTGCCTTTTGTGACTTACCGGCGACTTCAAGGGCCCACAGGGAATGGAGGGCGTGAATCGTTCCAATCAAGGCGCGAGGGGTCATGCCAGTGTCTCGTTTGATACGCCACTCCAAGGTGCGGGGCGGGATTCCGGAGAGCTGGCTCAGGCGATCTACTCCGAAGCGTCGATGTCCGGCGACAATGAGAAGCGCGAGGAGATCAACGGTCGGCACCGTTAGGCCTCGCAAGAGAGCACGGGCGAGCTCGTAGGCTGAGCCGTTCGCAGCGACCGCGCCTCCCGGAACCGCAGCGTCAGAGATGGGTTCCACCTCGCGGAGGGACAACCGAGCGGAGGGCAAATGGTCGGCGACCACGAGAAGGAGACGCGCGAGACCGATGGACGCGCGCACGCGAAATGTCACGAAGGTGGCTGAGGCTATTCCTCGCACGGTCTGCCCAAGCAAGACAAGATCCTGCTCGTCCCGTGGGGTGACGTCGGCGACGAAGTGCGAGGAGCGTTCGAGTGTCAACTGCGTCCGCAGATCGGAGAACGTTGCGACAAAGGTTAGCTGGCTCGCCGTGGGCCGAAGCTGCTGCAGGACACTACGTTCCTCGGGGGACTCTAGATAGGCCACAAGGCGAGCACCCTCACGTCGCGAATGTCCCACAGCCACCTGCTCGAACGTCATGACAACGCGCGCGATGTCGAGCGCTCGTAGAGCGGCCATCTTCCGCCCACGTGCGCGAGGGCGTCGCGATAGCAACGCCGATCCTCGTGCTCGCCAAGTCTCACGAAGGGCAGGACGAAGGTATCTCCCATCCTTACCGAGCCATTCGTGTCGGCCACAGCAAGTGCAAGTGCGACCTCTGCCGTACGGCATTTTGATTCGGGGATGCCAGTCGTCCAGACGCCGTCTCACAGACTGCAGGCGACGGGCAAGTCGGGCGCTCGCTCGACGGAGGAACGCGGCGCACGATGCGCCATCCCTTCGTCACTGGACACTAGGGTTACCCCTAGTCTGCACGCACGGCGGAACCAGAGCAGCCGCGGCAGTAGTTCTTGCGTGCTCGGTACAGAGAGCCGCACGAGGCTTGCGACGCGGCTGTGCGGTCCGATTGCTATCTCGGCGCGCTAAACGCTCAGCTCGGCGCTGCCTTCAGTTACGCCTGCCTAAGCGCCCGCGCGACGATGTACTTGGGGAGCGCGAACTCGCGCGCCAGCTGAACGAGCTCGCCGTCGGGCCAACGCCCGTTCGGCTGCAGCTGGTCCGCCGAGCGCGCCGCGAGAGCCGCCACCTGATCTGAGCCCCCCCGCTTTCGTGGACACCTCCCATCGACCGACTATCGTTCGGGTACGGAGGTGACATATGGGACGGAAGCGACGCGCGTTCAGTACCGAGTTCAAGGTGGAGGCGATCCGGCGCGCGGGTGAGCGCCGGGAGCGGGGCACGGCCCTCACGGTGATCGCGCGTGAGCTGGGCATCACGGCCGACCTGCGGCGGCGGTGGACCCGCGAGCTCGGCGATGCGTCGCCTCAGGCGGTGACCAGTCGACAGGAGTTCGAGGCGGAGAATCGCCGGTTGCGGCGGGCGAACGACGTGCTGCGGCAGGAGCGCGACTTCGCAAGAAAGAACGGCGGCGTACTTCGCGAAGGAACACCGGTGAGCGCGAAGTACGCCTGCATCGCCGCGCATGCCGACGCGTTCGCGATCACGCGGATGTGTCGGGTGCTGGGCGTGAGGCCGACGGGGTACCACGCGGCGCAGCGGCGGCCGCCGAGTGCCCGGGCGCAAACGGACGAAGCCGTGCTCGTCGCGAGTCGCACCGTGCATCGGCGGCGTCGGACGCGCTATCGCGCGCCGCGCGTGCACGCTGAGGTACGGGCCGAGGGCCACCGCGTCAGCCGCAAGCGGGTCGCGCGGTTGATGCAGACCGACGGACTGGCGGGGCGCCGGCGCCGACGGTTCGTGCGCACCACCGACGCGCGGCATGGCCTCCCGGTC of Gemmatimonadaceae bacterium contains these proteins:
- a CDS encoding IS3 family transposase, coding for MEAIRRAGERRERGTALTVIARELGITADLRRRWTRELGDASPQAVTSRQEFEAENRRLRRANDVLRQERDFARKNGGVLREGTPVSAKYACIAAHADAFAITRMCRVLGVRPTGYHAAQRRPPSARAQTDEAVLVASRTVHRRRRTRYRAPRVHAEVRAEGHRVSRKRVARLMQTDGLAGRRRRRFVRTTDARHGLPVAANIVARQFAPATIGAPDRVWASDITYLPTP
- the lepB gene encoding signal peptidase I, producing MPGVGCRRVLGTVSLWVAVLMLGLVLRKYLVITAIARGTSMLDTVQAGDVLLAVRPTWLGRATGLTYARGDSWARNDLVLARLPERMSVGDLRVVKRILGLPGETVEMRAGQLYVNDHTIDEPYARTDSLRLNGASIAMQWQIDYVKRPSMRGFFPTNEDWGPIVVPTDKYFLLGDNRQHSQDSREFGFFASSDLLGRVVGVLVSHSGDCCTPRRLWRGARLERTLRRLH
- a CDS encoding winged helix-turn-helix transcriptional regulator, producing the protein MRMVGEALRLRFDQRLSQREIAQSLALSQSTVHEYLARFQPSGLPWPLPPALDEAALEAQLFRRAAAPPTASRPMPDWPTVHQQLKQKGVTRQLLWAENKATAPDGYPYTQFCRHYDAWCDTLEPVLRQVHVAGERVFVDYAGMTMPVVDLDTGEEARRTSSSAR
- a CDS encoding helix-turn-helix domain-containing protein — protein: MTFEQVAVGHSRREGARLVAYLESPEERSVLQQLRPTASQLTFVATFSDLRTQLTLERSSHFVADVTPRDEQDLVLLGQTVRGIASATFVTFRVRASIGLARLLLVVADHLPSARLSLREVEPISDAAVPGGAVAANGSAYELARALLRGLTVPTVDLLALLIVAGHRRFGVDRLSQLSGIPPRTLEWRIKRDTGMTPRALIGTIHALHSLWALEVAGKSQKAVAATSGHQSTSSWSSHFRRHLGQSPGSALQNGGLSAALLRVVMQLRNVQ
- the istA gene encoding IS21 family transposase, with translation MFVGALGASHLLYVEATWTQALPDWIGAHVRMLESLGGVPALLVPDNLKSAVGQPCYYEPTVHPTYQDLATHYGTAVLPTRVRHPRDKAKVETTVQIVEREILAPLRHQVFHSLAALNQALALGCERVNDRPFQKLSGSRRSVFEATERAALRALWVL